A stretch of the Nostoc sp. HK-01 genome encodes the following:
- a CDS encoding signal transduction protein, whose product MKFMRILQYIKKLKSAKNSLKQKRLYALLFTLTLCLVLSTSAVPSYSQTPTPTPRPVIEQKVRELAKNDVENDIPRRNDYAVKRYGKKSPDLKDDEILEIYDNEYTKQLEAKKNNLWEQLKPETGWSVAIVLFFILIFKDTLTTWVSQGFEFIGNQLYSKLSGTSWLRGAALKRYRKEIQEKYENLKISFRPNRPLKLKDIYVPLKVTGTNDTDLIDAFQAVAKYRRLMVKGSPGSGKTMLLKYIALCYAEGRWADLFKKFQCVPVLVELHRFSNKELTVEQQLVEAFARDGFPNAQSFVSQSLDKNKLLLLLDGFDEVSSNERQKVVDLINDFLDTHKDCPVIITCRTAVYRGEFNDFMEQTLEVVEFNDQQIREFLVPWKPDMPASKSVEQLIQTLHDRPRIMELARNPLMLTIIAYLYADTPVVLPHSRAEFYRIATDILLEQWHKERNQFQARDKKLILQHLALFFQDNANQQGQDRRSVDWKKVENEITSILPNLNLQPDCTRAILSEIVERNGLLLRIDGGERYQFAHLTLQEFFAASQLREDANGLVNRFKADPDAWRETLKLWCGIAGDSTNLIREVRTVNPVVAFECLADVQKVDSTLALEIINSFKSRLGEDENEDIVNHAFASVAADDRRRADVFSFLKETLENTSETDARRKAAVNALSLTNLPSAAELLTQQYANLDNIEFRLILDQALIRMGDIAVPEIKKAVTSDGINQVMDALVGIGTPNALQALVDWLWSDNENRVLRAALLLASLIKEEKHKTMLNTCKLPKAYSRPSSLSFDWICEPYNADKDSFRQILEQIAYCISKKLKSPVSVINQLLIKDYDQKLIIPICLIQALENDLFNRDFVWQSQEKSYNLENSRKNYEINIQKLCASNTSTVWEYLINNINPNFVYLMIFLINVLQISNSKKLKEEWKRINQHRLGRMDVKELFRTITEDTVDKMGMMDFDSIKKYLDRNSGMIRYGIHVRYEDYLDNMNLKMKIERRIEEKRKNGRRLELLVVNEKFWEGKVIINKKLAPPPKKQFFNS is encoded by the coding sequence AATGATGTCGAAAACGATATTCCAAGAAGAAATGACTATGCTGTTAAGCGTTACGGTAAAAAATCTCCAGACTTAAAAGATGATGAAATTTTAGAAATATACGATAACGAGTACACCAAGCAATTAGAAGCAAAAAAGAATAACTTATGGGAACAACTGAAGCCTGAAACTGGGTGGTCAGTTGCTATAGTTTTATTCTTTATTTTAATTTTTAAAGATACTTTAACTACATGGGTTAGCCAAGGTTTTGAGTTTATAGGAAATCAACTCTATAGTAAACTATCAGGAACTTCATGGCTGCGTGGTGCTGCACTCAAACGCTACAGAAAAGAAATTCAGGAGAAATATGAAAATTTAAAAATATCATTTCGACCTAATAGACCTTTAAAGCTAAAAGACATATACGTTCCACTCAAAGTTACAGGCACTAACGACACTGATTTAATTGATGCCTTTCAAGCTGTAGCTAAGTATCGCCGACTTATGGTGAAAGGCTCTCCTGGCTCTGGTAAAACAATGCTGTTGAAATATATCGCTCTTTGCTACGCTGAAGGTCGTTGGGCAGACTTATTTAAAAAATTTCAATGTGTACCAGTTTTAGTAGAGCTACATCGATTCAGTAATAAAGAATTGACAGTAGAGCAGCAATTGGTAGAAGCCTTTGCGCGGGATGGTTTTCCTAATGCTCAATCCTTCGTATCCCAAAGTTTAGATAAAAACAAGCTGTTGTTGCTATTAGACGGTTTTGACGAGGTAAGCAGTAATGAGCGTCAAAAGGTAGTTGACCTAATTAATGATTTTTTAGATACACATAAAGATTGTCCTGTTATTATTACTTGCCGTACTGCTGTTTATAGAGGGGAATTTAATGATTTCATGGAGCAGACGCTAGAAGTTGTTGAGTTCAATGACCAACAGATTCGTGAATTTTTAGTTCCGTGGAAGCCAGATATGCCAGCCTCTAAATCTGTTGAGCAACTTATACAAACATTGCATGACCGACCGCGAATTATGGAACTGGCACGTAATCCGCTCATGCTTACTATTATTGCCTATCTTTATGCTGATACTCCTGTTGTGCTACCTCATTCAAGAGCAGAGTTTTATCGGATAGCAACAGATATTTTATTAGAACAATGGCATAAAGAACGCAACCAATTTCAAGCGCGTGATAAAAAATTAATACTTCAACACTTAGCACTTTTCTTTCAAGACAATGCTAACCAGCAAGGGCAAGACCGTCGCAGCGTAGATTGGAAAAAAGTTGAAAATGAAATAACAAGCATACTCCCTAACCTCAATCTTCAACCTGACTGTACCAGAGCCATTCTGTCGGAAATTGTAGAACGTAATGGTTTGCTACTTAGGATTGATGGCGGTGAACGTTATCAATTTGCTCATTTAACTTTACAGGAGTTTTTTGCAGCCAGTCAGCTGAGAGAAGATGCTAATGGTCTAGTGAATCGCTTTAAAGCTGACCCTGATGCTTGGCGTGAAACACTAAAACTCTGGTGTGGAATAGCAGGAGATAGTACAAATTTAATTAGAGAAGTACGCACAGTAAATCCAGTTGTTGCGTTTGAGTGTTTGGCTGATGTTCAAAAAGTTGATTCGACATTAGCTTTGGAAATTATTAATAGCTTTAAATCCCGGCTAGGAGAAGATGAAAATGAGGATATAGTAAATCATGCCTTTGCTTCAGTGGCGGCGGACGACAGAAGACGTGCAGATGTGTTCTCTTTTTTAAAAGAAACCCTTGAGAACACAAGTGAAACGGATGCTCGTCGCAAGGCAGCCGTAAACGCTTTATCGTTGACTAACTTACCTAGTGCGGCGGAATTATTAACTCAGCAGTACGCCAATTTAGATAATATAGAATTTCGCCTAATACTAGATCAGGCTTTGATACGTATGGGCGATATAGCTGTGCCTGAAATTAAGAAAGCTGTAACCAGTGATGGTATCAATCAGGTAATGGATGCTCTGGTGGGTATTGGTACTCCCAATGCGTTACAAGCTTTAGTTGATTGGCTTTGGAGTGATAATGAAAATAGAGTTTTGCGTGCTGCATTGCTTTTAGCTTCTTTAATTAAAGAAGAAAAACATAAGACAATGCTCAATACTTGTAAACTTCCTAAAGCTTATTCCCGACCGTCGAGTTTGAGTTTTGACTGGATTTGTGAGCCTTATAATGCAGATAAAGATAGCTTTAGACAAATATTAGAACAAATAGCCTACTGTATAAGCAAAAAATTAAAATCGCCAGTGTCCGTAATAAATCAGCTATTAATAAAAGATTATGACCAAAAACTTATTATACCTATATGTTTGATTCAAGCTTTGGAGAATGACTTATTCAATCGAGACTTTGTTTGGCAAAGCCAAGAAAAAAGTTATAATCTCGAAAATTCCAGAAAAAATTATGAAATAAATATTCAGAAACTTTGTGCCAGTAATACCTCAACTGTTTGGGAATATTTAATTAATAATATTAATCCAAATTTTGTTTATTTAATGATTTTTTTAATTAATGTTCTACAAATCAGCAATAGCAAAAAATTAAAAGAGGAATGGAAAAGAATTAATCAGCATAGGTTAGGGAGGATGGATGTTAAAGAGTTGTTTCGGACGATAACAGAGGATACAGTAGATAAAATGGGTATGATGGATTTCGATTCAATAAAAAAATATTTAGATAGGAATAGTGGAATGATTAGATATGGGATACATGTAAGATATGAAGATTATTTGGATAATATGAATTTGAAGATGAAGATAGAGAGGAGAATAGAAGAAAAGAGGAAAAATGGGAGAAGATTGGAATTGCTTGTGGTGAATGAAAAATTTTGGGAAGGAAAGGTAATAATTAATAAAAAACTAGCACCTCCACCCAAAAAACAGTTTTTCAACTCCTGA